The following are encoded together in the Halomonas halophila genome:
- a CDS encoding CoA-transferase subunit beta, producing MSSVEKSLDYTAGEMMTVTAARALENGTTCFVGIGLPSEAANLARLTHAPDVVLIYESGTLQTRPEVLPLSIGDGELCETALTTVSVPEMFRYWLQGGKINVGFLGTAQIDRYCNLNTTLIGDYTAPKVRLPGGGGAPEIATNAGEVFITLKHSKRAFVDQVDFITTLGFGRDGKGRDGVPNIGKGPTRVITDLCVMKPDPETKELVVVSLHPGVTAEQVQEATGWEIRFAETLENTPEPSARELEVLRALKERTAQAHAGQ from the coding sequence ATGAGTAGCGTCGAGAAGAGCCTGGACTACACCGCCGGCGAGATGATGACGGTGACCGCCGCGCGGGCACTGGAGAACGGCACCACCTGCTTCGTCGGCATCGGCCTGCCCAGCGAGGCCGCCAACCTGGCGCGCTTGACCCACGCCCCGGACGTGGTGCTGATCTATGAATCCGGCACCCTGCAGACCAGGCCCGAGGTGCTGCCGCTGTCGATCGGCGACGGCGAACTGTGCGAGACCGCGCTGACCACCGTCTCGGTGCCGGAAATGTTCCGCTACTGGCTGCAGGGCGGCAAGATCAACGTCGGCTTCCTCGGCACCGCCCAGATCGACCGCTACTGCAACCTCAACACCACCCTGATCGGCGACTACACCGCGCCCAAGGTGCGCCTGCCGGGCGGCGGTGGGGCGCCGGAGATCGCCACCAACGCGGGCGAGGTGTTCATCACCCTCAAGCACTCCAAGCGCGCCTTCGTCGACCAGGTCGACTTCATCACCACCCTGGGCTTCGGCCGCGACGGCAAGGGCCGCGACGGCGTGCCCAACATCGGCAAGGGCCCGACCCGGGTGATCACCGACCTGTGCGTGATGAAGCCGGATCCCGAGACCAAGGAGCTCGTCGTGGTGTCGCTGCACCCGGGCGTGACCGCCGAGCAGGTCCAGGAGGCCACCGGCTGGGAGATCCGCTTCGCCGAGACCCTGGAGAACACGCCGGAGCCCAGCGCCCGCGAGCTCGAGGTGCTGCGCGCACTCAAGGAGCGCACTGCTCAAGCCCACGCCGGCCAGTAA
- the pcaF gene encoding 3-oxoadipyl-CoA thiolase, giving the protein MTDVYLCHPRRSAIGRFGGTLASVRPDDLAADIFKAVLAEAPRLEAAAIEEVFMGCANQAGEDNRNVARMSSLLAGLPPSVPGTTMNRLCGSGMDAVGTAFRAIKAGEMDLALAGGVESMSRAPYVMGKAESAYARGQQIEDTTIGWRFVNPLMKKVYETHSMPETAENVAEQFGISREDQDAFAARSQAKVAAAQEAGRFAEEIVAIEIPRRKQEPLIFDTDEHPRAGTTVEKLAKLPTPFKAEGGSVTAGNASGVNDGAAAMLVASASAVEQHGLTPMARIVGMATAGVEPRIMGYGPVPAVRRLLERTGVSLDEIDVIELNEAFAAQALACMRDLGLEDDDPRVNPNGGAIALGHPLGMSGARLLQTAAVELQKSGKRYALCTMCVGVGQGIATLIERV; this is encoded by the coding sequence ATGACCGATGTCTATCTCTGTCATCCCCGCCGCAGTGCCATCGGCCGCTTCGGCGGCACCCTGGCCAGCGTGCGCCCGGACGACCTGGCCGCCGACATCTTCAAGGCGGTGCTGGCCGAGGCTCCCCGGCTGGAGGCCGCGGCGATCGAGGAAGTCTTCATGGGCTGCGCCAACCAGGCCGGCGAGGACAACCGCAACGTGGCGCGCATGTCGTCGCTGCTGGCGGGCCTTCCGCCCTCGGTGCCCGGCACCACCATGAACCGCCTGTGCGGCTCGGGCATGGACGCGGTGGGCACCGCCTTCCGCGCCATCAAGGCCGGCGAGATGGACCTGGCGCTGGCCGGCGGCGTGGAGTCCATGTCCCGCGCGCCCTACGTGATGGGCAAGGCCGAGAGCGCCTATGCCCGCGGCCAGCAGATCGAGGACACCACCATCGGCTGGCGCTTCGTCAATCCGCTGATGAAGAAGGTCTATGAGACCCACTCGATGCCCGAGACCGCGGAGAACGTCGCCGAGCAGTTCGGCATCTCCCGCGAGGATCAGGACGCCTTCGCCGCGCGCTCCCAGGCCAAGGTCGCCGCGGCCCAGGAGGCCGGGCGCTTCGCCGAGGAGATCGTCGCCATCGAGATCCCGCGCCGCAAGCAGGAGCCGCTGATCTTCGATACCGACGAGCACCCGCGGGCCGGCACTACCGTCGAGAAGCTCGCCAAGCTGCCGACGCCGTTCAAGGCCGAGGGCGGCAGCGTCACCGCGGGCAACGCCTCCGGCGTCAACGACGGCGCCGCGGCGATGCTGGTGGCCAGCGCGTCCGCAGTGGAGCAGCATGGCCTGACGCCGATGGCGAGAATCGTCGGCATGGCCACCGCCGGCGTCGAGCCGCGCATCATGGGCTACGGCCCGGTGCCGGCCGTGCGTCGCCTGCTCGAGCGCACCGGCGTGTCGCTGGACGAGATCGACGTCATCGAGCTCAACGAGGCCTTCGCCGCCCAGGCGCTGGCCTGCATGCGTGACCTGGGCCTCGAGGACGACGACCCCCGGGTGAATCCCAACGGCGGCGCCATCGCCCTGGGCCATCCGCTGGGCATGTCCGGCGCGCGGCTGCTGCAGACCGCCGCCGTGGAACTCCAGAAGAGCGGCAAGCGCTACGCGCTGTGCACCATGTGCGTCGGCGTGGGGCAGGGCATCGCCACGCTGATCGAGAGAGTATAG
- a CDS encoding alpha/beta fold hydrolase, translating into MAFLNIDGRSVAYRLLGAEANPLVILAHPLGMTQAVWDDVLAALLPRYRVLTWDLPGHGASEAWPADGGEITPEALAAEALALAEQAGAAHFHFVGTSIGGVIGQQLLKAHAERLLSATLTNTGAVIGNAELWSTRAGRVREEGLAAMAGEIVPRWFAPDLVARVPALDQGWRVQMGRTDDESYARLCEMLGRTDFRGQLKGHGVDVHLLGGSEDMATPPETLQTLAAECGGVPLEVIERIAHVPSVEAPEMVAKRLLTWMAADRSRVGEQGVAYAEGLETRKQVLGEAHVARSTENANSLDAPFQQMITRLAWGELWSNEDLTRAERSMITTGILAALGREELELHLKTAKRIGLSEAQLRQVLMHVAVYGGVPAANHAFALAKQLGWGEAQD; encoded by the coding sequence ATGGCATTTCTGAACATCGACGGGCGCAGCGTGGCCTATCGCCTGCTCGGCGCCGAGGCCAATCCGCTGGTGATCCTGGCCCATCCGCTGGGCATGACCCAGGCGGTCTGGGACGACGTGCTGGCGGCGCTGCTGCCGCGCTATCGGGTGCTGACCTGGGACCTGCCCGGTCACGGCGCCAGCGAGGCCTGGCCGGCCGACGGCGGCGAGATCACCCCCGAGGCGCTGGCCGCCGAGGCGCTGGCCCTGGCCGAACAGGCCGGCGCGGCACACTTCCACTTCGTCGGCACCTCCATCGGCGGCGTGATCGGCCAGCAGCTGCTCAAGGCGCACGCCGAGCGCCTGCTGTCGGCGACGCTGACCAATACCGGCGCGGTGATCGGCAACGCCGAGCTGTGGAGCACCCGGGCCGGGCGCGTGCGCGAGGAGGGCCTGGCGGCGATGGCCGGCGAGATCGTGCCGCGCTGGTTCGCGCCCGATCTGGTGGCGCGCGTGCCGGCGCTGGACCAGGGCTGGCGCGTGCAGATGGGCCGCACCGACGACGAGAGCTACGCGCGGCTGTGCGAGATGCTCGGTCGCACCGACTTCCGCGGCCAATTGAAGGGCCACGGAGTCGACGTGCACCTGCTGGGCGGCAGCGAGGACATGGCGACGCCGCCGGAGACGCTGCAGACCCTGGCCGCCGAGTGCGGCGGCGTGCCGCTCGAGGTCATCGAGCGCATCGCCCACGTGCCCTCGGTGGAGGCGCCCGAGATGGTCGCCAAGCGGCTGCTCACGTGGATGGCCGCGGATCGTTCGCGGGTCGGCGAGCAGGGCGTGGCCTACGCCGAGGGCCTCGAGACGCGCAAGCAGGTGCTGGGCGAGGCCCACGTGGCGCGCTCCACCGAGAACGCCAACAGCCTCGACGCGCCCTTCCAGCAGATGATCACCCGCCTGGCCTGGGGCGAGCTGTGGAGCAACGAGGACCTGACCCGCGCCGAGCGCAGCATGATCACCACCGGCATCCTGGCCGCCCTGGGGCGCGAGGAGCTGGAGCTGCACCTCAAGACCGCCAAGCGCATCGGCCTCAGCGAGGCCCAGCTGCGCCAGGTGCTGATGCACGTGGCCGTCTACGGCGGCGTGCCGGCGGCCAATCATGCCTTTGCCCTGGCCAAGCAGCTGGGCTGGGGAGAGGCGCAGGACTGA
- the pcaQ gene encoding pca operon transcription factor PcaQ, which yields MLSSRIKLRHLQAFLEVARQRSFARAAECLAISQPGVSKTIRELEEILGAELFERGTQGVALTQAGLTFLRHAGPAIRALEEGVSAVGDAHQGARWLRVGALSTVESRLLPHAIRRWQAAQSSESVGVDVVTGRSAFLLSQLRLGELDLVVGRMTEAREIRDLTFEHLYYEPLVLVVRVGHPLAGVASLAPGRLVEFPWVLPPPQTTLRQQVDSFFVRHGLELPGRLLETLSLPVSAGYTRDSEAIWVAPREAVIEELEAGRLVELSLPLEGQGGSVGLCINASMQPSLALEAFCEALRETASER from the coding sequence ATGCTGAGCTCACGCATCAAGCTGCGTCATCTGCAGGCCTTTCTCGAGGTGGCGCGGCAGCGCAGCTTTGCCCGCGCCGCCGAGTGCCTGGCGATCAGCCAGCCGGGCGTGTCCAAGACCATCCGTGAGCTCGAGGAGATCCTCGGCGCCGAGCTGTTCGAGCGCGGGACCCAGGGCGTGGCGCTGACCCAGGCCGGCCTGACCTTCCTGCGCCACGCCGGGCCGGCGATCCGGGCACTGGAGGAAGGCGTCAGTGCGGTCGGCGATGCCCACCAGGGCGCTCGCTGGCTGCGCGTGGGGGCGCTGTCCACCGTGGAGAGTCGCCTGCTGCCCCATGCCATTCGGCGCTGGCAGGCTGCCCAGTCCTCGGAGTCGGTCGGCGTCGACGTGGTGACCGGGCGCAGCGCCTTCCTGCTCTCGCAGCTGCGCCTCGGCGAGCTCGACCTGGTGGTGGGGCGCATGACCGAGGCGCGCGAGATCCGCGACCTGACCTTCGAGCATCTCTACTACGAGCCGCTGGTGCTGGTGGTGCGCGTCGGCCATCCCCTGGCCGGCGTCGCTTCCCTGGCGCCCGGTCGGCTGGTCGAATTCCCCTGGGTGCTGCCGCCGCCGCAGACCACGCTGCGCCAGCAGGTCGACAGCTTCTTCGTGCGCCATGGGCTGGAGCTGCCCGGCCGGCTGCTGGAGACCCTGTCGCTGCCGGTCAGCGCGGGCTACACGCGGGACAGCGAGGCGATCTGGGTGGCGCCCCGGGAAGCCGTGATCGAGGAGCTCGAGGCCGGCCGGCTGGTCGAGCTGTCGCTGCCGCTGGAGGGGCAGGGCGGTTCGGTGGGGCTGTGTATCAACGCCAGCATGCAGCCGTCGCTGGCGCTGGAGGCCTTCTGCGAGGCGCTGCGCGAGACGGCCTCCGAGCGCTGA
- the pcaH gene encoding protocatechuate 3,4-dioxygenase subunit beta yields the protein MQNDNKRFVERDRDWHPPAYAPGYKTSVARSPSQSLVSLQTPSASELTGPDFRQLRMGRYDNDLLMNFREDPALAGSAGLPAGERIIMFGRVVDQYGKPVPHTLVEMWQANAGGRYRHKKDGYLAPLDPNFGGVGRCLTDEQGWYRFRTIKPGPYPWPNDVNSWRPAHIHVSVMGPAISTRLITQMYFEGDPLIPLCPIVQTLRDPEAVETMIGRLDMARSRPMDCLAYRFDLVVRGELQTYFENQ from the coding sequence ATGCAAAACGACAACAAGCGCTTCGTGGAGCGCGACCGTGACTGGCATCCCCCGGCCTATGCCCCGGGCTACAAGACCAGCGTCGCCCGCTCGCCGAGCCAGTCCCTGGTCAGCCTGCAGACGCCCAGCGCCTCCGAGCTGACCGGTCCGGACTTCCGCCAACTGCGCATGGGGCGCTACGACAACGACCTGCTGATGAACTTCCGCGAGGACCCCGCCCTGGCGGGCAGCGCCGGACTGCCGGCGGGCGAGCGGATCATCATGTTCGGCCGCGTGGTCGATCAGTACGGCAAGCCGGTGCCGCATACCCTGGTGGAAATGTGGCAGGCCAACGCCGGCGGCCGCTACCGTCACAAGAAGGACGGCTACCTGGCGCCGCTCGATCCCAACTTCGGCGGGGTGGGGCGCTGTCTCACCGACGAGCAGGGCTGGTATCGTTTCCGCACCATCAAGCCCGGCCCCTATCCCTGGCCCAACGACGTCAACAGCTGGCGCCCGGCGCATATTCACGTCTCGGTGATGGGGCCGGCAATTTCCACGCGCCTGATCACCCAGATGTACTTCGAGGGCGATCCGCTGATCCCGCTGTGTCCGATCGTGCAGACCCTGCGCGACCCCGAAGCCGTCGAGACCATGATCGGTCGTCTCGACATGGCGCGCAGCCGCCCCATGGACTGCCTGGCCTACCGCTTCGACCTGGTGGTACGCGGCGAGCTGCAGACCTACTTCGAGAACCAGTGA
- the pcaG gene encoding protocatechuate 3,4-dioxygenase subunit alpha encodes MKQPNSQPTAELMLRETASQTAGPYVHIGLALDVAGLPERDEEIWNRMARPEADGEHIEVVGTVIDGNGDLVRDALLEAWQADARGEYRPEFDLEQPFNGFGRTATTAEGASEWRLETIKPGTVTRGDGRVMAPHINLAIFARGVNIHLQTRLYFEDEAEANAACPVLNAVESPARRQTLIARREEADGRVRYRFDIRLQGEGETVFFDF; translated from the coding sequence ATGAAACAGCCCAATTCCCAGCCCACCGCCGAGCTGATGCTGCGCGAGACCGCGTCCCAGACCGCCGGCCCGTACGTGCACATCGGCCTGGCCCTGGATGTGGCCGGCCTGCCGGAGCGCGACGAGGAAATCTGGAACCGCATGGCCCGGCCCGAGGCCGATGGCGAGCACATCGAAGTGGTCGGCACCGTCATCGACGGCAACGGCGACCTGGTGCGCGACGCCCTGCTCGAGGCCTGGCAGGCCGACGCCCGGGGCGAGTACCGGCCCGAGTTCGACCTCGAGCAGCCGTTCAACGGCTTCGGCCGCACCGCCACCACCGCGGAGGGTGCCAGTGAGTGGCGCCTCGAGACCATCAAACCGGGCACCGTCACCCGCGGCGACGGGCGGGTCATGGCGCCGCACATCAACCTGGCGATCTTCGCCCGTGGCGTGAACATCCACCTGCAGACGCGCCTCTACTTCGAGGACGAGGCCGAGGCCAACGCCGCCTGCCCGGTGCTGAACGCCGTCGAATCCCCGGCCCGTCGCCAGACGCTGATTGCACGGCGCGAGGAGGCCGACGGCCGGGTGCGCTACCGCTTCGACATCCGCCTGCAGGGCGAGGGCGAGACGGTGTTCTTCGACTTCTAG
- a CDS encoding TRAP transporter substrate-binding protein, giving the protein MKTHVTACLLAASVAGLTAASAEAATTLRMAHFWPGASAINQDLFEDWAQTIEEASDGELRVEMYPSGTLAKPDGIYEAAANGIADIGATAQGYTAGRFPLSQIVELPGVATSATQGACVLQTLYDDGHLDAEYEDTRPLFMFTTGPGGIHTIDTDVQVPVDLEGLRIRRPTSVAGDILENMGASPVGMPAPDIYTAMQRGVIDGLSFPWEGMKVFRLNELTEHHTEVPFYSLIFVATMSQRTYDRLSPEQQAVIDDNSGMQWAENAGAVFDRLDREGKQEAAEAGHTIREIADPLQDADWQKPLQDGIDGYLAGLEERGLPGREVYEAALAASESCAAPQE; this is encoded by the coding sequence ATGAAGACTCACGTCACCGCCTGCCTGCTGGCCGCTTCCGTGGCCGGTTTGACCGCCGCCTCCGCCGAGGCCGCCACCACCCTGCGCATGGCCCACTTCTGGCCCGGCGCCTCCGCCATCAACCAGGATCTTTTCGAGGACTGGGCGCAGACCATCGAGGAGGCGTCCGACGGCGAGCTGCGCGTCGAGATGTATCCCTCCGGCACCCTGGCCAAGCCCGATGGCATCTACGAAGCGGCGGCCAACGGCATCGCCGACATCGGCGCCACCGCCCAGGGCTACACCGCCGGGCGCTTCCCGCTGTCGCAGATCGTCGAGCTGCCCGGCGTGGCCACCAGCGCCACCCAGGGCGCCTGCGTGCTGCAGACCCTCTACGATGACGGCCATCTGGACGCCGAGTACGAGGACACCCGCCCGCTGTTCATGTTCACCACCGGTCCGGGGGGCATCCACACCATCGACACCGACGTGCAGGTGCCCGTGGATCTCGAGGGGCTGCGTATCCGCCGCCCGACCTCCGTAGCCGGCGACATCCTCGAGAACATGGGCGCCAGCCCCGTGGGCATGCCGGCCCCGGACATCTACACCGCCATGCAGCGCGGCGTGATCGACGGCCTGAGCTTCCCCTGGGAAGGCATGAAGGTGTTTCGCCTCAACGAGCTGACCGAGCACCACACCGAGGTGCCGTTCTACTCGCTGATCTTCGTCGCCACCATGAGCCAGCGCACCTATGACCGCCTGAGCCCCGAGCAGCAGGCGGTGATCGACGACAACTCCGGCATGCAGTGGGCCGAGAACGCCGGCGCGGTGTTCGACCGCCTCGACCGCGAGGGCAAGCAGGAGGCCGCCGAGGCCGGCCATACCATTCGCGAGATCGCCGATCCGCTGCAGGATGCCGACTGGCAGAAGCCGCTCCAGGACGGCATCGACGGCTACCTCGCCGGCCTCGAGGAGCGCGGCCTGCCGGGCCGCGAGGTCTACGAGGCGGCGCTGGCGGCCAGCGAGTCCTGCGCGGCTCCCCAGGAATAA
- a CDS encoding TRAP transporter small permease produces MMTAYLERASRGLALVCRVVAGVALVALLAVTIADVSTRYLYRLTEGAIALRVTGSVELVSYLMLCSLLAAMAANVEKSQVVVEAFSHGLAPAIKHRLHGGYLLGFAALGLILCLGLFDSAQSAASHGEVTQDLRLPMSPIYYAASLLSLLLGVRSLIEALLGALFGHESEVSHGE; encoded by the coding sequence ATGATGACGGCCTATCTGGAACGGGCCAGCCGCGGGCTGGCCCTCGTCTGTCGGGTGGTGGCCGGCGTCGCCCTGGTCGCCCTGCTGGCGGTGACTATCGCCGATGTCAGCACCCGCTATCTGTATCGCCTCACCGAGGGCGCCATCGCCCTGCGCGTGACCGGCAGCGTCGAGCTGGTCAGCTATCTGATGCTGTGCTCGCTGCTGGCGGCCATGGCCGCCAACGTCGAGAAGAGCCAGGTGGTGGTGGAGGCCTTTTCCCATGGCCTCGCGCCGGCCATCAAGCATCGCCTGCACGGGGGCTATCTGCTGGGCTTTGCGGCGCTGGGCCTGATCCTGTGCCTGGGCCTGTTCGACTCGGCGCAGAGTGCCGCCTCCCACGGCGAGGTGACCCAGGACCTGCGCCTGCCGATGAGCCCCATCTACTACGCGGCGTCGCTGCTCAGCCTGCTGCTGGGCGTGCGTAGCCTGATCGAGGCGCTGCTCGGTGCGCTGTTCGGTCACGAGTCGGAGGTGTCCCATGGGGAGTGA
- a CDS encoding TRAP transporter large permease — translation MGSEMIGALGLGALLILMILRVPVALTMLIVGVVGFAQVISWDAAIAQLKTVPVEVLSNYSFSAVPMFILMGVLAAHSGMAGKLFQATRVICGGWKGGLAIAAVGSCGVFSAISGSSLATASTMTRVALPEMERYGYHRGLATGALAAGGTLGIMIPPSIALLIYAILTEQSVGDMFMAGLVPGLMGLVMYALTVTVVMRMKPSLAVAGEATPWREKLASLGGLVPFFAVFLIMILGIYFGIFTPTEGASVGAFATLLYALAKGLRGRELWRAVQETLALSTVVFFMLVGADTLGYFISVSRISFSISDFLYGMELAPIVVVLCILLMYFVLGMFMDSIAMLVITVPVVFPIIQSLGIDPVWFGIVTVLTVELGLITPPVGMNVFVIKAMAPHVALGEIFRGVSPFIASDFVRLALLILFPALTGLFLL, via the coding sequence ATGGGGAGTGAAATGATCGGCGCGCTGGGCCTCGGCGCGCTGCTGATCCTGATGATCCTGCGCGTGCCGGTGGCGCTGACCATGCTGATCGTCGGCGTGGTGGGCTTCGCCCAGGTGATCAGCTGGGACGCCGCCATCGCCCAGCTCAAGACGGTGCCGGTGGAGGTGCTGTCCAACTACAGCTTCAGCGCGGTGCCGATGTTCATCCTGATGGGCGTGCTGGCGGCCCACTCCGGCATGGCCGGCAAGCTGTTCCAGGCCACCCGGGTGATCTGCGGCGGCTGGAAGGGCGGGCTCGCCATCGCCGCGGTGGGCTCCTGCGGGGTGTTCTCGGCGATCTCCGGCTCGTCGCTGGCCACCGCCAGCACCATGACCCGCGTCGCGCTGCCGGAGATGGAGCGCTACGGCTATCACCGCGGCCTGGCCACCGGGGCGCTGGCCGCCGGCGGCACCCTGGGCATCATGATCCCGCCGTCCATCGCGCTGCTGATCTACGCCATCCTCACCGAGCAGTCGGTGGGCGACATGTTCATGGCCGGCCTGGTGCCGGGGCTGATGGGGCTGGTGATGTACGCCCTGACCGTGACCGTGGTGATGCGCATGAAGCCGTCGCTGGCGGTGGCCGGCGAGGCGACCCCATGGCGCGAGAAGCTGGCCTCGCTGGGTGGGCTGGTGCCGTTCTTCGCGGTGTTCCTGATCATGATCCTGGGCATCTACTTCGGCATCTTCACGCCCACCGAGGGCGCCAGCGTGGGCGCCTTCGCCACCCTGCTCTATGCCCTGGCCAAGGGCCTGCGCGGGCGCGAGCTGTGGCGCGCGGTGCAGGAGACCCTGGCGCTGTCGACGGTGGTGTTCTTCATGCTGGTGGGCGCCGACACCCTGGGCTACTTCATCTCGGTGTCGCGGATCTCGTTCTCGATCAGCGACTTCCTCTACGGCATGGAGCTGGCGCCGATCGTGGTCGTGCTGTGCATCCTGCTGATGTACTTCGTGTTGGGCATGTTCATGGATTCCATCGCCATGCTGGTGATCACGGTGCCGGTGGTGTTCCCGATCATCCAGTCGCTGGGCATCGATCCGGTATGGTTCGGCATCGTCACGGTGCTGACCGTGGAGCTGGGGCTGATCACCCCGCCGGTGGGCATGAACGTGTTCGTGATCAAGGCCATGGCGCCGCACGTGGCGCTGGGCGAGATCTTCCGCGGCGTGTCGCCGTTCATTGCCTCGGACTTCGTGCGCCTGGCACTGCTGATCCTGTTCCCGGCGCTGACGGGGCTGTTCCTGCTCTAG
- a CDS encoding helix-turn-helix domain-containing protein, which translates to MPDSLVPVFKLYGETRQWPTPDLLHCESIPERSQRHDWHIRAHRHADLHHLLHLSAGGVRLELEGGSRAFDAPLLIVVPAMSIHGFRFSPDTEGHIVTLSRPLVEGLQQRLADQAGVLARPEAHPLTAPRQRERIATLIGQIDDEYRHPAPGRRRLLEALMEALIVETARLAAPATSAQAPAPRQRDETRTHLQAYQTLIEAHYAEQPGIEWFAERLGITSAHLNLLCRRLAGRSALQLLHERLLLEAKRQLIYTNLTVGEVADGLGFSEPAYFTRFFKRLAGAPPRDFRRRQGESENGEMEDGMTSPVADRDGSREEI; encoded by the coding sequence ATGCCCGACTCCCTCGTGCCCGTGTTCAAGCTCTACGGCGAGACCCGCCAGTGGCCGACGCCGGACCTGCTGCACTGCGAGTCGATTCCCGAACGCAGCCAGCGCCATGACTGGCATATCCGCGCCCATCGCCACGCCGACCTCCACCACCTGCTGCATCTCTCGGCGGGCGGCGTGCGGCTGGAACTGGAGGGCGGCAGCCGGGCCTTCGACGCCCCGCTGCTGATCGTGGTGCCGGCCATGAGCATCCACGGCTTCCGCTTCTCGCCGGACACCGAGGGCCACATCGTCACCCTGTCGCGCCCGCTGGTCGAAGGACTGCAGCAGCGCCTGGCCGACCAAGCCGGCGTGCTGGCCCGCCCCGAGGCCCATCCCCTGACCGCGCCGCGGCAGCGCGAGCGCATCGCGACCCTGATCGGGCAGATCGACGACGAGTATCGCCACCCGGCCCCGGGCCGCCGTCGCCTGCTGGAGGCCCTGATGGAGGCGCTGATCGTGGAAACGGCCAGGCTGGCCGCCCCGGCCACGAGTGCCCAGGCCCCCGCTCCCCGGCAGCGCGACGAGACCAGGACGCACCTGCAGGCGTACCAGACGCTGATCGAGGCGCACTACGCCGAGCAGCCCGGGATCGAGTGGTTCGCCGAACGGCTGGGAATCACCAGCGCCCACCTCAACCTGCTGTGCCGGCGCCTGGCCGGACGCAGCGCCTTGCAGCTGCTCCACGAGCGCCTGCTGCTCGAGGCCAAGCGCCAGCTCATCTATACCAACCTGACGGTGGGCGAAGTGGCCGACGGGCTCGGCTTCTCCGAGCCCGCCTACTTCACGCGCTTCTTCAAGCGCCTCGCCGGCGCGCCGCCGCGCGACTTCCGCCGGCGTCAGGGCGAAAGCGAGAACGGCGAGATGGAAGACGGCATGACATCACCGGTGGCCGACCGGGATGGCTCGCGGGAGGAAATCTAG
- the pobA gene encoding 4-hydroxybenzoate 3-monooxygenase codes for MKTRVAIIGAGPSGLLLGQLLSRQGIDNVILERKSGEYVLSRIRAGVLEQGMVDLLREAGVDERMDAEGLPHDGVELAFDNRRVRIDLAGLTGGQQVMVYGQTEVTRDLMAAREASGGTTIYEAGNVQPHDLESDSPYITFEQDGETVRLDCDYVAGCDGYHGVSRRSIPEGRIKAFERVYPFGWLGLLSDTPPVADELIYARHERGFALCSMRSETRSRYYIQVPLDEKVEDWSDERFWEELKRRVPDEVAEALVTGPSLEKSIAPLRSFVVEPMQHGRLFLVGDAAHIVPPTGAKGLNLAASDVNTLYRLLVQVYQEDRTDLIPRYSETCLRRIWKAERFSWWMTSMLHKFSEEEDFGTRMQQAELDYVTGSEAGLTTIAENYVGLPYESLE; via the coding sequence ATGAAGACACGGGTCGCCATCATCGGAGCCGGGCCCTCGGGGCTGCTGCTGGGCCAGCTGCTGAGCCGGCAGGGCATCGACAACGTCATCCTCGAGCGCAAGAGCGGCGAGTACGTGCTGAGCCGCATCCGCGCCGGCGTGCTGGAGCAGGGCATGGTCGACCTGCTGCGCGAGGCCGGCGTGGACGAGCGCATGGACGCCGAGGGCCTGCCCCACGACGGCGTCGAGCTGGCCTTCGACAACCGCCGGGTGCGCATCGACCTGGCCGGGCTGACCGGCGGCCAGCAGGTGATGGTCTACGGCCAGACCGAGGTGACCCGCGACCTGATGGCGGCCCGCGAGGCCAGCGGCGGCACCACGATCTACGAGGCCGGCAACGTCCAGCCCCACGACCTCGAGAGCGACAGCCCCTACATCACCTTCGAGCAGGACGGCGAGACGGTGCGTCTCGACTGCGACTACGTGGCGGGCTGCGACGGCTACCACGGCGTGTCGCGGCGCTCGATCCCCGAGGGCCGCATCAAGGCGTTCGAGCGCGTCTATCCGTTCGGCTGGCTGGGCCTGCTGTCCGATACGCCGCCGGTGGCCGATGAGCTGATCTACGCCCGCCACGAGCGCGGCTTCGCGCTGTGCAGCATGCGCTCCGAGACCCGCAGCCGCTACTACATTCAGGTGCCGCTGGACGAGAAGGTGGAGGACTGGTCGGACGAGCGCTTCTGGGAGGAGCTCAAGCGCCGCGTGCCCGACGAGGTCGCCGAGGCGCTGGTCACCGGCCCGTCGCTGGAGAAGAGCATCGCCCCGCTGCGCAGCTTCGTGGTCGAGCCGATGCAGCACGGCCGGCTGTTCCTGGTCGGCGATGCGGCCCATATCGTGCCGCCCACCGGCGCGAAGGGCCTCAATCTGGCGGCCAGCGACGTGAACACCCTCTACCGGCTGCTGGTCCAGGTCTACCAGGAGGACCGCACCGACCTGATTCCGCGCTATTCCGAGACCTGTCTCCGGCGTATCTGGAAGGCCGAGCGCTTCTCCTGGTGGATGACCTCGATGCTGCACAAGTTCTCCGAGGAGGAGGACTTCGGCACCCGCATGCAGCAGGCCGAGCTCGACTACGTCACCGGCTCCGAGGCGGGGCTCACCACCATCGCCGAGAACTACGTCGGGCTGCCCTACGAGTCGCTGGAATAA